Below is a window of Streptomyces genisteinicus DNA.
CGATGTGCTCGAGGACATCCGGGAGTCCGCCCGCGGCCTCGCCGGACCCCGGGCGGAGGCGGCCCTGGAGGTCGCGTTCCGGCGCGCCGAGGAGTCCTACGTCGAACTGGAGATCGCGCTCAGCGACTGCGCCCGGCCCGGGCGCTCCTGAGCGGCGGGCGCGATCCTCCGCCGCAGATCTCTACCGTCGGTAATCACCGCTGCGTAGACTCCCCTTTCCCGGGCCGTCCCCGACGCCCCCGTCCCAGTCCTCCGACAGACGCTGGAGCGGACGACGATGTCTGCAGAGCACCCCCCGCGCCGCGAGGTGGTCACCGGTGTGCCGCGTGCCGCACGCCGTCCGCCGGGGTACGCGCCCGCGCGTTCCGAGATCACCGAGCAGACCACCCTCGGCACCACCTACGTACGGTCCCTGATGCGCAGCCAGCTGCGCGCGGCACTGTGGGCGCTGGGCACCCTGGCGCTGTTCGTCGGCTCGCTGCCGCTGCTGTTCGCCCTGCCCGCCGCGCTCGGCGGCTCCCCGGGGTCGCCGGCTCCGTTCGTCTGGGCGGCGCTCGGATTCGGTGTGTACCCGGTGATGTGGCTGACGGCCCGCTGGTACGTGCGCAGGGCCGAGCGCAACGAACGCGACTTCACCCGGCTCGTCGAAGGCCGCTGACACGTGAACCAGACCTACGCGGTGGCCGCCGTCACCGCCGTGGTCCTCGCCACCGTCCTGATCGGCGCGCTGGGGCTGCGCATATCCCGCACCACCTCCGACTTCTACGTGGCCTCCCGCACGGTGGGGCCGGGGCTGAACGCGGCGGCCATCAGCGGCGAGTACCTCTCCGCCGCCTCCTTCCTCGGCATCGCCGGGCTGCTGCTGCTCCAGGGACCGGACATGCTGTGGTACCCCGTGGGGTACACGGCCGGCTACCTGGTCCTGCTGGTGCTCGTCGCCGCTCCGCTGCGCCGTTCCGGGGCGTACACGCTCTCCGACTTCGCCGAGGCCCGGCTGGAGTCCGCGGTGGTGCGCCGGCTGGCGAGCCTCTTCGTCGTCGGGATCGGCTGGCTCTACCTGCTGCCCCAGCTCCAGGGCGCCGGGCTGACCCTGGAGATCCTCACCGGCGCCCCGGACTGGCTGGGGTCGCTGGTGGTGGCCGTGGTGGTCATCGGGGCGGTCGCGGCGGGCGGGATGCGCAGCATCACCTTCGTCCAGGCGTTCCAGTACTGGCTGAAGCTGACCGCCCTGCTGGTGCCGGCGCTGTTCCTGGTGGCCGCGTGGGCCGGTGACGACGCCCCGCGTGCCCGGTTCGACGCGCCCGCCGTGCTGCGCGAGCACACCGACATCCGGGTCGGCGACACCGTACGCGTCGATCTCGGCGCCCCGCTGACGGTGACGGTCACCGGCACCGTCGACGGCGAGCGGCACCGCGGCGACCGCGTCACCCTCGCCCCGGGCACCCACCGGATCGAGGCGGGCACCGAGCTCGGTCTGCCGAAGGGGGCCCCGGTACCGGAGCGGACGGTGTCGGGCACGGACCCGGTCAGCTGGTCGCAGCCGCTGTCCGGGGGGCGGGACGGCTACCAGCTGTACGCGACGTACGGACTGATCCTGGCGACATTCCTCGGCACGATGGGGCTGCCCCATGTCGCGGTCCGCTTCTACACCAGCCCCAACGGACGGGCGGCCCGGCGGACCACGCTCGTGGTGCTGGGACTGATCGGCGCATTCTACCTGCTGCCCCCGGTCTACGGAGCGCTGGGGCGGGTGTACGCGCCGGAGCTCGCGCTCACCGGCGCGGCGGACGCGGCGGTCCTGGTGCTGCCGGAGCGGGTGATCGGGGGCCTGGCGGGGGAACTGCTGGGCGCTCTGCTCGCGGGCGGGGCGTTCGCGGCGTTCCTGTCGACGGCCTCCGGACTGACGATGTCGGTGGCCGGGGTGATCACCCAGGACGTGCTGCCATCGCGCGGGGTGCGGCACTTCCGGCTGGCGACCCTGGTGGCCATGACGGTCCCGCTGTGCCTGTCCGTGGTGACCAGCAACGTGCCGGTCGCCGACGCCGTCGGGCTGGCGTTCGCCGTGTCGGCCTCCTCGTTCTGCCCGCTGCTGGTGCTCGGCATCTGGTGGCGGCGGCTGACGCCCCCCGGCGCGGCGGCCGGACTGGTGGCCGGCGGCGGGGCGGCGCTGACGGCCGTGATGGCGACCCGGGCGGGACTGCCCCCCGAGGGCTGGGCACACACGCTGATGGCGTGGCCCGCCGTCTGGTCGGTGCCGCTGGGCTTCCTGACCATGGTGACCGTGTCGCTGGCCACCCCCCGCCACATACCCGCGGGGGCGGCGGCGATCCTCGCCCGGCTGCACCTCCCCGAGGACCTCGCCGGCAGACAGCAGACGGAAGGTGCGGAGCGATGACGGGCATGGAGGCGGCGGCGCTCGCCGCCGCGGGCGCGGTGCTGCTCGCCGTCGGGTTCGCGGCGGGCAGGGGCACCGCGCGGCGGGGCGCCAAGGCGGACCTCGACCTCGGCACACCGGTCGAACGCGCCACCTTCCACACCCTGCACACGGCATCGCTGGCGGCGCCGCCGCTGCGGGCGGGGCTCACCGAGGACACGGCCCGCAAGGCCGCCCGCAGGCTGCGGTCGCTGCTCGGCACGGAGGCCCTGTGCCTGACCGACCGGGAGCGGGTGCTCGCCTGGGACGGTCCGGGCGGCGACCACCACCGGGAGCAGGTGATGGTCCGGGTCGCCGAAGTGCTCGGGTCCGGGCGCAGCCAGAGCGTGCGCTCGGAGTGCGCGGACCTGGAGTGCCCGCTGCGCTGGTTCGTGATCGCCCCGCTCAGCGGTGAGGAGGGGGTGCTCGGCACCCTCGTCGCCTACGGCTCGCGGGAGTCGGCGGTCCTGGTGCGGGCGGCGACCGAGGTCGCCCGGTGGGTGTCGGTGCAGCTGGAGCTGGCCGAGCTGGACCGCTCGCGCACCCGGCTGATCGAGGCGGAGATCCGTGCCCTGCGGGCCCAGATCTCGCCGCACTTCATCTTCAACTCACTGGCGGCCATCGCCTCGTTCGTGCGCACCGATCCGGAACGCGCCCGGGACCTGCTGCTGGAGTTCGCCGACTTCACCCGGTACTCGTTCCGCCGGCACGGCGATTTCACCACCCTCGCCGACGAACTGCGCTGCATCGAGCAGTACCTGGCCCTGGCCGGGGCGCGGTTCGGCGACCGGCTGAAGGTCACCCTCCAGGTGGCGCCCGAGGTGCTGCCGGTGACGCTGCCATTCCTGTGTCTGCAACCGCTGGTCGAGAACGCGGTCAAGCACGGGCTGGAGGACTCGCGCGCCGAGTGCCGGGTCACCATCGCCGCCCGGGACGCGGGCGCCGAGGCCGTCGTGACCATCGAGGACGACGGCGTCGGCATGGACCCCGAGGTGCTGCGCGCGATCCTGGCCGGCCGGGGGCCCACGGCATCGGGCATCGGGCTGCTCAACGTCGACGAGCGGCTGCGCCAGGTCTACGGGGACGACCACGGGCTGGTGATCGAGACGGCCGCGGGCGCCGGGATGAAGATCACCGTCCGCGTGCCCAAGTACCGGGCGGGCGTGCACTCGTCGTCCGGCCGGCGGGTCGTCGGCTGAGCCGTCCGGCGGCGCTCACCAGAGGCGGACGGCCAGGTGGCCGAGCGGCAGGCCCAGCTCCCAGGCGGGCGTCCACGCCCTGCGGCTCTCGTCGACGCTGCCGGGGCGCGGGCGGGAGGGGTGCCACGGTTCGAGGTCGCCGAGGTCCGTGGCGTACACGTGGGTGGTGCGCAGCCAGTGCCAGGTTGCCGTCGCGAGTGCCAGGTCGGGGTCGGGGCCGCCGTGCCGCTCCCGGGCGGCGAGCCGGTCGCCGACCCAGTCGGGCCAGGGCCGCCCGGCGGCGGTGAGGGAGAGCCACTCGTCGGTGTCCGGCGCGCCTCCGGCGGCGAACGTTCCGGCGGCGGCGCCGTCGCCCAGGTGGACGGTGAGGGCGAGGACGCGCTGTCCCGCGCGGAACTCCAGGGAGCCCGGGGGCACCAGCCCGCCGGTGCGCAGGATCACGTCCGCCGTGTACTCGGCGCACAGCCAGGACATCGGGACGGCCAGCCCCGCCCCTCCGGTGCTCTCGGGCCGCATGCCTTCCCCCACCTTCGACGTCGGTTCTCCGGGTCTCGTGCACGAGCCTCCACCGTCTGCGACGGCCCGGGGCCCCGAATGGCTCAACTGCGGCGTGACGTTCGGCATACGGAGGCGCCGAGGCCGTGCCCGGTGGGGGAGTCGCGTACGACCGTGGTCCGCGGGGCGGGTGGGACGGGCCGCCTGCTGTAGCCGGGCAGGCCGCGGGCGAGCGCCCGCAGCGCGTAGTGGGAGCGCGACTTCACGGTGCCGGGCGGGATGCCGAGCGCCTCGGCGGCCTCGTTGACGCTCAGGCCGTGGAAGTAGATCTTCACCAGTACGGCGCGGTGCTCGGGGCTGAGGGAGCCGACGGCGGCCCGTACGTCGAGTGCGGCGACGGCGCTCTCGGTGCGGTCCGCCGGGTCGGGGGTGGTGGCGAGGACGCCGTCGCCGATCTCGGCGGGGCGGGCGAGCCGGGAGCGCCGGGCGTCGATGGCGAGGCGGCGGCCGACGGTGAACAGCCACGGCCGCATGGACTCGTAGGGGGCGTCGAACGCCTCGGGGTGCTGCCACGCGCGCACCAGCGTCTCCTGGAGCAGGTCCTCGGCGCGCTGCTGGTCCCCGTACGTCAGGCCGAGCAGGAAACTCAGCAGCGCGGGCCCGTGCTCGCGCTGGAGTTCCGCCATGGCCCTCTCGTCGGTGGTCGCGGTCGCCGTCGCCATTGCCAACACCCCTTCACCCGTAGGTCGCCGTCACGTGGCGTATACGAACGCATCGGGCGGCGCCGCGACAGACGCCGTACCGGGGTCGTCGGCGAACGGTCGCACCGGGCGGTGAGTGGTGCGGTGAACGGTCGGCCGGGGTGCCGGACCGGTGGCCGTGCGGCGGGCGGTCGCACCGTCCGGCGCCCGCGGCCGCCTCGCGGCCGGTTGTGCCGCGCGCTCCGGCCTCCGGCCTCCGACGGGCCGCGGTCGGGGAGGCGGGGCGGCCTTCCGGGGTCCGGTGTCTCCCGGCCCCCGCCCGGTCGTGCGGTCCGGGATCTCCGGACGTGCCGCGCCTCCCGGCCCCGGCACCCGGCAGGCCGCTGTCCGGGACCCCGGGCCCCGGTCAGCCGCCGCCCGTCAGGCGCGGTCGCCGGGCGGTGGCGGCCCGTGGGAGCGGTGCCGAGGGCGGCCGTTGCAGCGACCCGGCGGTGGCGTCGCTTGACTCGTCCGGGCCGCCCCTGTCTCGTCGGCAGTCCGATATGCCGTAAATAAGATAATTCGGAGGCTGGTTGCGATGCCCTCGACCCCACCCCGCCCGCGCGGCCGCCGCCCCGGCCGCACCGCGCTCGCCTGCGCCGCCCTCGCCGCCTTGGCCTGTGCCGCCGGCTGCGCGGCCGACCCCGCCCGGCCGCGGACGGCGCCCCCCGCCGGACAGGCCCCCTCCGCGGCCGGGGGCGCCCGTGCCGCCGAGCGCCCCTTCACCCTGGCCGCCAGCGGCGACGTCCTCCCGCACGCGTCCGTGATCCAACAGGCCGCCGCCGACGCGGGCGGCACCGGACACGACTTCCGCCCCATGCTCGCCGGAGTCGCCCCGGTCGTCTCCGCCGCCGACCTGGCCATCTGCCACATGGAGACCGTGTACGGCGAGAACGGCGACTACAGCGGCTACCCCTCCTTCAAGTCCCCGCCCGAGATCGCCCGCGCCCTCGCCGACACCGGCTACGACTCCTGCTCCACGGCCTCCAACCACACCCTCGACGACGGCGCGCCCGGCATCGCCCGCACCCTCGACGCCCTCGACCGTGCCGGCGTCGCCCACGCCGGGTCCGCCCGCACCGAGCAGGAGGCCGGCCGGCCCGCCCGGCTCACGGCCGGCGGCGCCGAGGTGGCCCAGCTCGCCTACACCTACGGCACCAACGACATCCCGCTGCCCGAGGACCGCCCGTGGAGCGTGGCGCTCATCGACCGTCAGCGGATCGTCGACGACGCCCGCGCCGCCCGCCGGGCGGGTGCCGACGTCGTCGTGGTCAGCCTCCACTGGGGCACCGAATGGCAGACCGCCCCCGACGGCCGGCAGCTCGCCCTCGCCCGCGAACTGACCGCCTCCGCGACCGGCGGCCGCCCGGACATCGACCTCATCCTCGGCACCCACGCCCACGTCCCCCAGGCGTACGAGAAGGTGAACGGCACCTGGGTCGTCTACGGCATGGGCGACCAGATCGCCGGCGCGATGATCAACTACGAGGGCGTCCACGACCCTCGCGGCAACCATGGCTCCATCGCCCGGTTCACCTTCTCCCCGCCCGCGACGCCCGGGGAGCGCTGGGAGGTCACCCGCGCCGAGTACGTCCCGCAGTGGATGGACACCGTCGCGGGCCGGGTCGTCAACCTGGCCGACGCCGTCGCGAAGGGCTCCGCCCGGCCGGAGCACCACACCGCGCTGGCCGCCGTCACCGCGGCGGTCCTCGGCCGCGGCGCGGCCGGGGACGGCCTGGTCATGGGCCGCTGAGCCCACGGGGTCAGGGCACGACCGTCACCGGCCAGCGGCCCGCCTTGACCAGGCGGACCGCGACCGACCCGACGATCCGGTGCCCCGCCGACTCCGACGCGCCCACCACCACGGCGTCCGCCTTCAGTTCGTCGGCCGCGGTGACCAGTCCCGTGTACGGGTCACCGCGGAAGGTGTGGAACTCCCACCGCACGTCCCAGACGCCGCGCAGCCTCTCGGCGGCCGCACGGATCTCGGCGGCCAGCCCCTCGGCGATCTCCTCGGTGGTGCCGGCCACCGGTACCCCGAGCGCCGCACCCGCCGGCATCACCGGCTGCACGTACACGATCGCCAGCAGCGCCCCCTGACGGCGGGCGAGCCCGCCGGCGTAAGCGGCTGCCCGCAGCGACGAGTCCGACCCGTCCACTCCGGCGACGATCACCTTCGGCCCGTCCGTGCCGCGTTCGAACCCCTGGGACGGCTGTCGCTGAGTCACGCCTTCGAGGCTAACCGCCCGGCCGGCGGACCGGCCGTCCGGGCCGCCGCCCCGCCCCTTGCGCCAGCCGGGTTGAATCCGCCGCCTCCCCGTGTCGGTCGTGCGTGCGGGGCGACGGCCGTGCGAGCAGTGGGCCATGGAAAAGGATCAGCCACTCGTTCCGCGCCGCTCCGTACTGCGTGTCGCCGCCGCCCTCTCCGGCGCCGCGGTCCTGGGAGGTCTGCTGGCCACCGAACGCTCGGGCATGCCCGAGCGTGCCGCGCCCGGCGGCAGACCCGGGGCGGCACCCCCGGCCAGGGGCCCCGAGGCCGCCGCCCGCCCTCAGCAGGCATCCGCCTACCGCCTGCAGCCCATGACCGCGCAGGCGCCCCTCGCCCGGCGCGCCCTGCCGCCGGTCCGCACCCGTCCGCTCCTGGAGCTGCCCGGCGAGGGCCGGACCATGGTCCTCACCTTCGACGACGGACCCGATCCGCGCTACACCCCCGCCGTTCTCGAGACACTGCGCGCCCACGGCGTGCCCGCCATGTTCTTCGTCTGCGGGGAGATGGCCCGGTACCACCCCGACCTGCTGCGCGAGATGGCCGACGGCGGGCATCTGATCGGCAACCACACCTGGTCCCACCCGCTCGTGCCGGGACTCGCCCCGTCCGCGATCCGCCGCGAACTGGGCCGCACCAGCGACATCGTCGAGAAGACGGTCGGCGCGGCACCGCGCTGGTACCGCGCCCCGTACGGGGCCTGGAACAAGCACTCCTTCGAGATCGGCGCCGAACTCGGCATGGAGCCGCTCGCCTGGACCGTGGACACCCTGGACTGGACGGAGCCCGGCACCGGCACGATCGTCCGCCGGGTCATGGACGGCGCCGCCCCCGGCGTGGTGGTGCTCTCCCACGACGCCGGGGGCGACCGCTCCCAGAGCGTCGCCGCGCTGCGCCGCTACCTCCCGCGCCTCGTCGACGCCGGCTACCGCATCACCGTCCCCCGCGTCTGAGGCCCCCGCCCCCGGTCCGTACGTCATGTCCGGAGCCCCCGCGGCACCGCCGCGGGGGCTCCGGACATGACGTACGGCGGGTCAGCGCGTCTTGACCATCCGCGCGAAGACGACGACGTTGCCGTCGTAGCCGTCCGCCTTGGTGTAGCCGCCGCCGCAGGTGATCACCCGCAGCTCCGGCTGGCCGGTGTCGCCGTAGACCCGCACCCCCGGGAAGTCGTGCTTGGAGAAGACCTCCACGCCGTAGACCTCGAAGACCGCTACCCGGCCGTCGAGGCGGGGCACCTCGACGAGCTGGCCCTTCTTCACCGAACCGAGGCCGTAGAAGACGGCGGGGCCCGCCTGGTTGTCGACATGGCCCACGATCACGGCGGTGCCGCGCTGGCCGGGGGCGACGCCGTTCTGGA
It encodes the following:
- a CDS encoding CapA family protein yields the protein MPSTPPRPRGRRPGRTALACAALAALACAAGCAADPARPRTAPPAGQAPSAAGGARAAERPFTLAASGDVLPHASVIQQAAADAGGTGHDFRPMLAGVAPVVSAADLAICHMETVYGENGDYSGYPSFKSPPEIARALADTGYDSCSTASNHTLDDGAPGIARTLDALDRAGVAHAGSARTEQEAGRPARLTAGGAEVAQLAYTYGTNDIPLPEDRPWSVALIDRQRIVDDARAARRAGADVVVVSLHWGTEWQTAPDGRQLALARELTASATGGRPDIDLILGTHAHVPQAYEKVNGTWVVYGMGDQIAGAMINYEGVHDPRGNHGSIARFTFSPPATPGERWEVTRAEYVPQWMDTVAGRVVNLADAVAKGSARPEHHTALAAVTAAVLGRGAAGDGLVMGR
- a CDS encoding cation acetate symporter, translated to MNQTYAVAAVTAVVLATVLIGALGLRISRTTSDFYVASRTVGPGLNAAAISGEYLSAASFLGIAGLLLLQGPDMLWYPVGYTAGYLVLLVLVAAPLRRSGAYTLSDFAEARLESAVVRRLASLFVVGIGWLYLLPQLQGAGLTLEILTGAPDWLGSLVVAVVVIGAVAAGGMRSITFVQAFQYWLKLTALLVPALFLVAAWAGDDAPRARFDAPAVLREHTDIRVGDTVRVDLGAPLTVTVTGTVDGERHRGDRVTLAPGTHRIEAGTELGLPKGAPVPERTVSGTDPVSWSQPLSGGRDGYQLYATYGLILATFLGTMGLPHVAVRFYTSPNGRAARRTTLVVLGLIGAFYLLPPVYGALGRVYAPELALTGAADAAVLVLPERVIGGLAGELLGALLAGGAFAAFLSTASGLTMSVAGVITQDVLPSRGVRHFRLATLVAMTVPLCLSVVTSNVPVADAVGLAFAVSASSFCPLLVLGIWWRRLTPPGAAAGLVAGGGAALTAVMATRAGLPPEGWAHTLMAWPAVWSVPLGFLTMVTVSLATPRHIPAGAAAILARLHLPEDLAGRQQTEGAER
- a CDS encoding universal stress protein; translation: MTQRQPSQGFERGTDGPKVIVAGVDGSDSSLRAAAYAGGLARRQGALLAIVYVQPVMPAGAALGVPVAGTTEEIAEGLAAEIRAAAERLRGVWDVRWEFHTFRGDPYTGLVTAADELKADAVVVGASESAGHRIVGSVAVRLVKAGRWPVTVVP
- a CDS encoding polysaccharide deacetylase family protein, coding for MEKDQPLVPRRSVLRVAAALSGAAVLGGLLATERSGMPERAAPGGRPGAAPPARGPEAAARPQQASAYRLQPMTAQAPLARRALPPVRTRPLLELPGEGRTMVLTFDDGPDPRYTPAVLETLRAHGVPAMFFVCGEMARYHPDLLREMADGGHLIGNHTWSHPLVPGLAPSAIRRELGRTSDIVEKTVGAAPRWYRAPYGAWNKHSFEIGAELGMEPLAWTVDTLDWTEPGTGTIVRRVMDGAAPGVVVLSHDAGGDRSQSVAALRRYLPRLVDAGYRITVPRV
- a CDS encoding sigma-70 family RNA polymerase sigma factor; translated protein: MATATATTDERAMAELQREHGPALLSFLLGLTYGDQQRAEDLLQETLVRAWQHPEAFDAPYESMRPWLFTVGRRLAIDARRSRLARPAEIGDGVLATTPDPADRTESAVAALDVRAAVGSLSPEHRAVLVKIYFHGLSVNEAAEALGIPPGTVKSRSHYALRALARGLPGYSRRPVPPAPRTTVVRDSPTGHGLGASVCRTSRRS
- a CDS encoding sensor histidine kinase, which translates into the protein MTGMEAAALAAAGAVLLAVGFAAGRGTARRGAKADLDLGTPVERATFHTLHTASLAAPPLRAGLTEDTARKAARRLRSLLGTEALCLTDRERVLAWDGPGGDHHREQVMVRVAEVLGSGRSQSVRSECADLECPLRWFVIAPLSGEEGVLGTLVAYGSRESAVLVRAATEVARWVSVQLELAELDRSRTRLIEAEIRALRAQISPHFIFNSLAAIASFVRTDPERARDLLLEFADFTRYSFRRHGDFTTLADELRCIEQYLALAGARFGDRLKVTLQVAPEVLPVTLPFLCLQPLVENAVKHGLEDSRAECRVTIAARDAGAEAVVTIEDDGVGMDPEVLRAILAGRGPTASGIGLLNVDERLRQVYGDDHGLVIETAAGAGMKITVRVPKYRAGVHSSSGRRVVG